In Carassius gibelio isolate Cgi1373 ecotype wild population from Czech Republic chromosome B17, carGib1.2-hapl.c, whole genome shotgun sequence, a single window of DNA contains:
- the LOC127976049 gene encoding 26S proteasome non-ATPase regulatory subunit 3-like isoform X1 translates to MRRSSFHSPFHAWSAEKEQHGDLCRPGVRMISLSYSHISLADIAQKLQLDSPEDAEFIVAKAFRDGVIEASINHERGYIQSKETMDIYSTREPQLAFHQRISFCLDIHNMSVKAMRFPPKAYNKDLESAEERREREQQDLEFAKEI, encoded by the exons ATGAGGAGGAGCTCTTTTCATTCCCCCTTCCATGCATGGAGCGCTGAGAAAGAGCAGCACGGGGATCTGTGTAGGCCAG GGGTGAGGATGATCAGCCTGTCGTACTCACACATCTCTCTGGCTGACATCGCTCAGAAGCTGCAGCTGGACAGTCCTGAAGACGCAGAGTTCATTGTGGCCAAG GCCTTCCGTGACGGTGTGATCGAGGCCAGTATAAACCACGAGAGAGGTTACATCCAGTCCAAAGAGACCATGGACATCTACAGCACACGAGAGCCTCAGCTGGCCTTCCACCAGCGCATCTCGTTCTGTCTGGACATACACAACATGTCCGTCAAG GCCATGAGATTTCCACCCAAGGCCTACAACAAGGACCTGGAGTCTGCtgag gagAGAAGAGAGCGAGAGCAGCAGGATCTGGAGTTTGCCAAAGAGATTTGA
- the LOC127976049 gene encoding 26S proteasome non-ATPase regulatory subunit 3-like isoform X2 translates to MISLSYSHISLADIAQKLQLDSPEDAEFIVAKAFRDGVIEASINHERGYIQSKETMDIYSTREPQLAFHQRISFCLDIHNMSVKAMRFPPKAYNKDLESAEERREREQQDLEFAKEI, encoded by the exons ATGATCAGCCTGTCGTACTCACACATCTCTCTGGCTGACATCGCTCAGAAGCTGCAGCTGGACAGTCCTGAAGACGCAGAGTTCATTGTGGCCAAG GCCTTCCGTGACGGTGTGATCGAGGCCAGTATAAACCACGAGAGAGGTTACATCCAGTCCAAAGAGACCATGGACATCTACAGCACACGAGAGCCTCAGCTGGCCTTCCACCAGCGCATCTCGTTCTGTCTGGACATACACAACATGTCCGTCAAG GCCATGAGATTTCCACCCAAGGCCTACAACAAGGACCTGGAGTCTGCtgag gagAGAAGAGAGCGAGAGCAGCAGGATCTGGAGTTTGCCAAAGAGATTTGA